A region of [Bacteroides] pectinophilus DNA encodes the following proteins:
- a CDS encoding polysaccharide deacetylase family protein, whose protein sequence is MIKIYKAFPGGKHKVLTMSYDDGKFADRKLIDIFNKYGIKGTFNLNSGLYNDGKRIDPSEWRELYKGHEVAAHTLTHPTIDRCPSVEIVQELLEDRKFLESVMGYPIRGIAYPNGSYSKRIGSIARSIGYVYGRAVGDSYAMVHATELANNDAQGPVPVGDETGFSLPSDFMEWKATCHHKHNLMKFGENFKALYKKQYLYMMYVWGHSYEFENDNNWNLMDEFCSLIGGQDDIWYATNIEIVDYMDVFDRLQFAANLSFVYNPSAASAWLIINDTHVVEVKGGTTVDLKQYDN, encoded by the coding sequence ATGATAAAGATATACAAAGCATTTCCGGGAGGAAAGCATAAAGTACTTACAATGAGTTATGATGACGGCAAGTTTGCAGACCGTAAGCTTATTGATATTTTTAATAAATATGGCATAAAAGGAACATTCAATCTAAATTCAGGCTTATATAATGACGGCAAGCGTATTGACCCGTCAGAATGGCGTGAATTATATAAAGGACATGAGGTTGCTGCACACACACTCACGCATCCTACTATTGACAGATGCCCTTCTGTCGAGATTGTTCAGGAACTTCTTGAGGACCGCAAGTTTCTTGAGAGCGTAATGGGCTATCCTATCCGTGGCATAGCATATCCTAACGGTTCATACAGCAAGCGCATCGGAAGCATTGCCAGAAGCATCGGCTATGTATATGGCCGTGCTGTAGGTGATTCATACGCAATGGTTCATGCAACTGAGCTCGCCAATAATGATGCACAGGGTCCTGTTCCTGTAGGTGATGAGACAGGCTTTTCTCTTCCGTCTGACTTCATGGAATGGAAAGCAACGTGCCACCATAAGCATAACCTTATGAAGTTTGGCGAGAACTTTAAGGCATTGTATAAAAAACAGTATCTCTATATGATGTATGTATGGGGACATAGCTATGAATTTGAGAATGACAACAACTGGAATCTCATGGATGAGTTCTGTTCACTCATAGGCGGTCAGGATGATATATGGTATGCAACCAATATTGAGATTGTTGATTACATGGATGTGTTTGACAGACTACAGTTTGCCGCAAACTTAAGCTTTGTTTATAACCCGTCCGCTGCATCTGCATGGCTCATTATAAACGACACTCATGTGGTTGAAGTCAAAGGCGGTACTACTGTTGATCTTAAGCAGTATGACAACTG